TGAATTTCACTAGATAAAGCGGTCAGAACAGACTCAAGAGTTTATCTAGTTGTTTATTGGCCTGTAACTTGTACTTATTTTGCAGGAAGGAGTTTATAGGGCGCCTAAAAGGGTGAGAGCTTCTTTCTTTACTCTATTCTGCTCAACCTTTCCTTGTTTTCCGATGTAACGTGTTTATTTTCCTTGTGCAGAGATACAAAAACTTCGTCAGAGGCTTCAGTAATCCTTTGTGGAAGCGAATTCTGCTGCGAGATCCCAGTGCACCTTCAAATGGCCCAGTTCAGGTTGTCTGAGTATGACTTACAGAAGTTGTCTTCACTATATTTTCTGTTTATTTGTATGATGGAAGGAATTACACGAAGCTTAAATGACTCATCTCTCTATTTAGGTGTATTGTGTGCGTCTTTGGACTTATTTCTTGGTGTTTGGGAAGGCTgttggttttgaattttgacATTAGGGATAGCCTGCTTGTTATGGCTTACATTTTTGGTActtttattgcttgaactaaaGCAAATATCATCCAAGTCTTTGTTTCTTTACTGACAGAATGATTATTATTACTACACCCCATATTCAAGCCAAAGCAGCTCATGGTTTGGACAGGATTATCAAGCTACGAGATCCAATGCTTTTGGAGGAAGTAAGTGATTGTGATACTACTTCGGCCTATTGATTTGAGTCAAATCATGCACTACATTATCTGATATAACAGTTTGTGACACACAACTATACTATTACATTTACCTATGTAATATTGTTCAATTTTTCGCTTCAAATGTTCAATCTGGAACTAACCAAATGCTTAAGTGACGGTAAtctctgttttttatttggtAGAATTTGTATTGGTTAATCACAAAAGAGAATAATCTGTTGTTGATATGGATATGGAAAGGACTTAAGCTGAATGCAGATAATATAAAACGAGATATTAACTGGTTTTCTCTCCGACTCAGGTCCATGAATTAGGAATAAGAAAAGTTTAATTATGAATTTTACGATTTGAGGGGAGGTTCTTGAGCATCTCGGAAGCAGGACTCCTGTTCTGAGATAGTTGAGATGAACTATTCAATTTATCTGTTCAATGTGATTTGGCCCTTCTGCTGTACTGAAGTTTTGGACAACTTCACCAGGCAATTCTAATGACCATTGGAGCTCCTGGAACTGGAGAAATCACAATCAAGGTAAAGACGACCCCCCAAAAGAGTCTGATAATTCAACACCTGAAATGACCTCAGAAAGACTGGCCCTGGGTTTGAGTGCTTCTGGTCCTCTAACTCTGGAAGAAGTTAAAAATGCGTAAGTTGCTTGCAGTTGCTTCATAATCTCACAAATAAGAATCCTTCTGATCAGCTTCTCATACTTCATTTTCACCCAATACTGGGAGTTATTCTCCTATTATTTAATCCGACTCCTTTTCAGATACCATGCATGTGCAATGAAATGGCATCCGGATCATAACCAGGGCTTGTTTAAGGTAAGCCTTTTGGCATCTTTGCTTACAtaatcttttctcttttccttctttttcatcATCTGACCTGTTGAGTTTGTTTCCTTGGTTTTCAATTTCATAGACGAGGGAAAGCTTTTGTACTCTTACATCCTAGTACTTTGGAACTTCAACTTTATTGATTCACTCGACCTTGTGAGACACTGaccctttccccttttcttgGAGGGGAAAAGAGAAGGAAACCTGTAGCGTCGTTATCGTTAGGCAATTAACCTAATAGTATCATCGTTAAGCAGATCAAAGGACAAGCTTAATATTCATAGTATATCTGCAAGTTAAGCTTTGACATAAATCCTTTAACTAAAATGTGACAACTCTTACTGGCTAAGGATGAAAGGAAAGGGAGGCAAGAGAATTCTGAAACTATTTTTCACTAAAATGTGGAGGGCTCTAAACTCTTTAACACCAACCACTTCCCATCTTTAGGCTTCACTAGTTTCTTTTTTACTAGTTACATAAAATAGTCACTTCATGCATTGGCTTGAAGCACAGTATTGGGATTGCAATATCAGCCACACGTACCTTGACTAATCTAACATATATGTTAGCAGACGGTTGCGGAGGAAAAGTTCAAGTCCTGCAAAGCTGCATATGAATCTTTGTGCGACTATGTCAGCTCCAAATGAATGAGTTTGCCAAGAGTTTATAAGACAGATATCAAGAGAACAACCAATCTGTTTGCCTAATGGTATCATGCACCAAGGCTTTTTGGAGTAGATTTCGTACAATATGTTGTTGGAAGTTACATTTGTACTCCTGCTTCTGCAACATGCAATtccatggaaaaaaaaaattcattgcattataatcatgttttccaaatcaccttcttttttttctttttcttttttttattaactacccttttatcttacatatatgaCATACCAAAAAGTGCtggaaaaaatccaaataatcttcaatccaaacagagctGTGGCTATGATTTGGATACAATATCAATTTGTTGCTTAATTAATATCAAGTAAATTGGACATTTCTTAGCTGAATAATATGACTACTAAAACACTCCGTGAACAAAGGACCAAATGAAGCTGCTAAATGCAAATCATTTATTCTTAAACCCACGTATGTAGAAGTATTTTTTTAGCGCAAGTAAGAGTGTTCAATCTCTGAGTGCTCGAATTGGAAACTGAACCCTCCCACTTACATTTCTTTTCCTGAATCATTCAATCTATCTCTCCCCTCACATCTTTAAGAAATTTCAACGGATGTTAAAATTATCAATACAAGCATCTTAAATGTGttaaacaaaagcaaaagaaaaaaaaaaagtgagaaaTTGCTAATCTGATTGTTCAAAGCCTTTTATCTGGTGGGTCATATAACCTTCAGATCCAAACGCACACAGCCTTTATGGCCCAGGGACTTGGCtttgtttgaattatttttctaattttttttagaaatattactgtaacgatttgatatatatagagtaaaaatgtgatttaaaaaggaaaatttatcAAATTGGTCCCTGACATTTACCAAAAATACTTTTTTAATCCCTAACATATAAAATTAGCCAAAATTATCCCTCACATTTAAATTGTGATCCAATTTGGTCCTAATGCTCGTTTTTTCTCATTTCTCTGGCTAAAAATAGCACGCCTCTCTTACGTGATCATATTTTTAGGGGTAAAATCGGAAAACACATTTCATTGCTGGTTGAAAGTAAAAGGATAGGGGACCACCACCCCATTTTCACCTTTCCCCCTCAAATTgcagtttcaagaaaccctaaattgcATCCTTTAATTAACAAGCATAACTTGGAAATGTtagtgatgatgatgacgacGACAAAGCTGTAGAGTGTGATGGCCTGCGTGCTTGGGGACATGGCATCTCGTCCTAATTTCGGCATTAATAAATTGAATTTCGTTTTCTCCACCCTCATCGTCCTTTCCATTTTCAATTTCCTGCTCATGTATCTCCTAGCACCCACCCACCGCGGGGGTTGGGGGCGCTCCTTCTTCTGGCTGCCTCCCCTCCATCTTTACCGCCTGTCCTCCCAGCCACGTGTTCGAGCCAGGAGCTTACGGCGTGTTCAGTCGGATAGGgacttttgtgtacaaaggcGCCCTTTTTGCAGCCGTGGGCTTTGCCGCCGGACTCGTGGGAACTGCTATCTCCAATACCTTTATCAAGATGAGGAGGAAGATGGATCCCAATTTCCAGACCCCCAACAAGCCTCCTCCAACGCTTTTGAACGCTCTCACCTAGGCCGTCCACATGGGCGTCAGCATCAACTTCAGATACCAAGCCCTCAATGGCATCGAGTTTCTGCTTGCCAATGGCTTTCCCTCTTTCCACTTCAAAAAGCTCCGTCGTCGCTTTGAGGTGCTTAAACAATGTCCTTGGAGGGATGTCTTTTGTCGTACTGGCCAGGTTAACAAGATCACAGGCTGCTACTGCTGTTGCTGCTCCTTCTCCGTCTTCCGCTGCTGCTGAGCTAGAACAACAACAACTAGTCAAGGAGGAGGAGGTGGGTGTCCGGGAAGGTGATGCTGTAGCTGGAGATGCTTTGCCTGTTGACAAAGTCAAGTGGTCCCCTATCCTTTTATTTTCAACCGGTAATGAAATGTGTTTTCCGGTTTTGCCCTTAAAAATATAATCACGTGAGAGAGGCGTGCTATTTTTAGCCGAAGAAATAAGCAAAAACGAGCATTAGGACCAAATTGGATCACAATTTAAATGTGAGGGATaattttggctgattttatatgttagggactaaaaaagtgtttttgataaATATTAGGGatcaatttgacaaattttccaTTTAAAAATATGTTTGCCGAAAAAAGTATcaaattttctttaagaaaTTGCTTCAAATGTGCTAATctgatttttctttaaaattttttttccaaacaaagCCGGGCCACTTTTCGCTTCTCATGTCTATCCAATCACTCCGggttttttctttaattttcttgcCGAATTACCATTGTTAATATATATGCTAAATATAGTGCATAATGACTATCCCAAAAAGGGTCCTAGTCTAGTACAGTAATACGCTCCTACTAGCTAATAATGCTAAAAGCCGTACCGATTCTTGGTTCATGTTCTTCAGCTTCATCGTCTGGGTTGGTGGCTTCTCTCTCCCAGAGattgaaattgaagaagaagaagaaggcaaTCCTCCTCCATCCCAGTTGTGCTTGTGggttttctttgatttcaagAACATCCATAGCCCCCAAAACAATCtcattatcatcaagaaaatcaaCCTCCCCATTTCTTCTTCCAGCTCACAAGTACAATCAAAAGGGCTATTTCTGCAATTTCAGAGTTTCTGGGATGTCTCTTGCTCATAATGAATCCCCGCCCGATGGCCCTTCGTCATCATCGCCATCATCAGTTACAATTCACTCTTCAACTGTGAGATTCCCCTttgtctttttctcttttgtctttttctttcttgcatttaatTTGCATTGCCGCGTTCTGGTTTTCTTGTATGTTTGACAACATCAATTTTACTGGATTTTGTGGAGTTTCTTGGCTGTTTTGTCGGTTTGTGCATTGTTGAATGCGACATTTTCTTCAGATGATTGAAGTAGTTGCCACGTCTTTGTTTTGGGTGGACATTGTTTGATAATATGCAGGTCTTGTTATTTGAGGACCTTATCTTCAAATTGAATATTTTTTGCTTATTAGATTTTTGGGTTTAGTAAATGTAGAGTGGGTATGTCTCTTATGGTGTTGTTATCTTGATACGTTTTATTTTTCACTACTTTGATTGTTCCACTCTTATGATATCTACCGAATAAGCCTTAATGTCGGTAATCATGATTCTCAATTAAGGACAAAAAGGCGTTCAAGTTATGAAAAACTGGTACTTTAGTTTGGGATTTTATACCTTCAGACTCTACCATGGTCACATCAATTAAATCTTTGTCTGCAACATTGACATTATCACAATTGTATTGATTTGTAATGAAGAGATAGCAGTTTCAATTTGGTGAGGTTCCATATTCATGGATCTCATCTGATATGGTCCTTAAGAGCAATCAATAACGATATCTCTAGCAGGACATTTGctggaaattaaagaaaaggagataCATTAAGGAAACTAATCTGAATATTGGAGTCTATTGTCACTATTTGTTTCTTAGTTGATATCTTCTGTGGCAGTAAGTAGATCTGAAAAAGGGCTGTAAATTGGTGATGCAATAGGTATATCTATTTCTCCCCAGTTCAAAATCAGTGGGTAGTAAAGAGCAACCATTGGCATATGTCCTACATGTGGATATTGAACATGTGGTAGTGAAGCTAATAAAATGTAAATTTTAGAACTAGCTACCTTCAGATTTGGTGCATATGACTGGAGGTTTATGGAACATATTTCATTGTCATGGTGAGAGTGCTACTTGTACTACTCTATTTTCCATCTTCCATCCTATCTTGAATGTTTGTTTGCGCAAATCTCAATATTGCCATGTGCAGGGCAGCACCCGCAAGATCAATTTCTGTCAATCATGTGGTGGCCCAACAAAACATGAGATACCAAATGGAGAGGAGAAGATGAGGGAAGTTTGCACTGTTTGTGGAAAGATTGCATACGTGAACCCAAAAATGGTAAAACTTAACTACTTTTGAGTTTAAATAAATACTACAGGCAGAAGATTCTAGAGTTCTTAACTTGATTTCAAGTTAGTTAACTAGGCTTCAGCATCTTTTATAACAACTgtattagtttacaaatatgtAATATAGAAATATTATCCTGGTAATTTTCTATAGAGAGCAAGCTATGCAGGGAGTCAATACTTAAGTACTTAGTTAAAGTACTTAAGGTGTACAAAGTGAGCTTAGTACCGAAGACTTAAAGTTCTGATTTGATTAGGAGAATTTGAGTTGATTCGTTTTGATATATGTTAGTGACAGAATTTGAGTTGATTCGTTTTGATATATGGTAGTGGCAATTACAGGGTACTTGTTTCTTGCTAGATTTCCTGCTCCCTTGCTccaaaaaggaaaggaaaaaaggcTCAACCTTTTCATCGTTCAGTGTCTTTCCATTGTTGGAATTTGCATGCATTTGGCAATAGGACCAGATGCATAGAGAAAACAGAATCTAGTAGGATAAAGCATTAGGTTTTATTAAGTTGCGTGTTCTGCTCAACCTGATAGTTCTGGCAAGAACTGCCAACTGTAAACTTTGGTGATGATTCATTAATGAAAATAGATCGTCTTCTAGTAAGaactatttcatgattttttttaccTAGCAAATGCAGAATTAAATCTTACATACTCTCTGGATGATAAGATCTGATCAGATTGACAGTTTTCtgatacccaaaaaaaaaaatctacgtGTTAATTCGCCATGGTTTGCCTTtgttcctctttctttttggtaatttttagCAGGATCTCTTGAATGAATTGCTTCCAAATCCATGCCACATTTTAATTGAAAAGGAATTTTCTGCTTTCTTGGAAAACTAGTGTTGGTCTAGGACAaaataaaattggaaaacttgttAAATATCTCTATTGGATACATTGAGAGAATGGTATTCTGTACTATTTGTGGGCTTGAATGATTCTTCTGACCAATCACAAGATAAGCAGTAGATGGTTCTAAATGTTGTAAATGAAAGAAATATGATGTTTACATTGATGTTAGCTGAGTCTTTTGATGTGTAGGACTATGCAATATGAACATTATTGTTCATGATCTATCCTGGTTTTCTAATTGACTGTTTAGACATAAAGCTAGAACTTTCTCCTaggttttggtttttttttttttgttttggttattttCATTGACTACTTTCTCACTGCTAAATGTTAGGTCGTAGGTTGTTTGATTGAGCATGAAGATAAGATACTGCTATGCAGGCGAAAGATCCAACCATCATATGGCCTTTGGTTTGTACTTAGATCAGAGCTAGTTCATCATGAACTTTTTTGTATTAAAATAGTTCTTTAACTTATTGGTCTCACAAGTTTAATCGCTGAGTATTTTGATGTTAAGTTGattttggttttctttcctATAGGACGCTTCCTGCTGGTTACATGGAGATGGGCGAATCTGCTGCTGATGGTGCAACTAGGGAAACATGGGAAGAGGCAAATGCAGAAGTGGATATTTTGTCCCCCTTTGCACAATTGGATATACCTCTTATAGGTCAGGTGAGAAAAAAATCTCTGTTAAAGCTGTATTTGTATGTACTTGCCACAGCAATTATAGCTGTATTTTTATCTACTGTCATAGTAATTATTGCCTCTTCTTTGAAACAGACATACATCATTTTTCTAGCTAAGCTGAGGAGGCCCCACTTTTCACCAGGTCAAGAATCATCAGAGTGCAGGCTCTTTGCACTAGATGATATTCCATTTGATTCCTTGGCATTTTCATCGATGTTGGTTACCTTAAAACTGGTATGATCTGGATCCAAAACTAAgaatttcattttccaaataCTTGTTTCAATCTGCAGTTGTCTCAATTTCTTACTTTTTGTTAATGTAGTACATTGAAGATCGACAGGTTGGAAGGCCCAAGTTTCACTATGGCATTATAAACAAAAGgtattcttcatttttcttaatttgctttcttcattttctggtGTTTCTGCTGTCACTTTGTTGTAAGCTTGAGAAACAGAAAAGGATAGGACATCATCGCCATCAAACTCCTGGTACTATGAAAGTTCTTTGTATGTGGCTCCTGTATCTCATCTGTTTTGTCAAAGAAAAGCAAGAAGACAATCATCATCAACTGTTAAAAAGAGAAAACTTCTCGTTGCTTTGATTTGGTTTCTTATAAATTATCTAACCAGGAAACATCCCAAACCCAATCTTTAGCGTAAATCAACCAGCTCAGTTCCACATTTGACAATGTCCACTGTCCTAGTGTGGTTGAGAAGTATGTAAAAGGCTGTTAGGTTCAATGGCATTTTAGAAGGGACCTCCAGGGGGGGAGCTTATTTGTTGTTGTCATTCTATAATTGATAATTACCTTGTCTTCTTATTTGAGAGGGCATCAAAGCGATTGATTTCAGAATTCTGTTCTTCCTTCAGCAACTTAACTCGTGTTTGAGTGGTGATGGCAAGAGAGAGGCAAATTATTGTGCTCGCATAGAGAAAAAGGCTCACTTAACAGTGAAATCCTGTGGATTTTTAGTgctctctttcttttgctttgtcTTCATGCCTTGTCTTGATTCCAGATAGTACAAAACCATGTTGTGAAGTTCATCGCAAGGCAGTTGCTAAGATGGTCTAGTAGTTGAATTGGTTAGCATTGTGGCTAATTCACTCCAACTGTTTTATCAGgtatattttttcaaataactCAAGAGCTTTAACATTCTTTCTCTCCTGTTGATTGTTGACAGGCCTGGGACCAGCCCTTCTGAAATTTATGCTTACACGCTTGATGATCACATGAAATCCTAATTGTGTGTAACTTTTGTTGATGAGTCTGCACAGATCCAACTGAGATTCATTGCTGCAGCAACCACTGCTGTTGTACAGATTTTGATGCGCCTCTGTTTTAACTTGTAAATGATGAGCAAGTAAAGCTTATCCGAGAATTTCCTGTATTTTATGCAATTCAAAAGTAAAATCACTGTCATTTGATTCCCTCTAGTGCGGGTGTATTCCTAGTCTCGGACAGCATGCTGAAGGGAACATCTATTAGGAATATCAACTCAAAACAAGGTCCTTCCGCATTTTCTGTGGAGTTCAGGATTTACAAAATACAACTACTTCTGTTGCAAATGTCCTGTTTCCATCTTCTCCTATTCAGATAATCTTGTCATGCCTATGTGATTTTCTGCTAAGACCTTCATTCTTATGCCTTGATATAATCATATAGCAAAACTTTATTGACATAAAATCTGAAGGGCAGGATATCTATCCCTACTTAAGAGGCCAGAAAAAGGGTTATGCATATTCAAGTAAATGAGGGGTGAAAAGGTGACGGTGCATTGAAGCAGCATCAAAACTGCCAGTTTGCAGTCCAAAGTCCGATGAGAATCAGAACTGCCCTTTATGTGACTACGCACTTAAGTTTGAGTTCATAATTTAGCAATGGTGTAGCTTGATAGTAGAAGGTTCTGCTGTCTACGAGGTGTCTTGGATCCGCAGGCTGTAAGTAGTATAAACAAATGCATCACAAATCTTGAAAAGCCATCTGAAAATGTACTACCATTTCGAACAAACTAGCTGGTCAACTGCTTACTCGTAAAACGTTTTATCAGGATCGAATATTATAGCTAACTGGTTacaaacaaataatcaaatctTTCTTTCATGTATCAGTGCTACGGTACTGATGTGGTACTTCATTTATCTCCCACTTGAGCAAATTTAACAATAAATTAAGAGTTCATTGTACGTAAACCCATGATTTGTTGTCACTGAGAAGTTGGTACCTGCAGGCTGCAGATACAGtaaaatttccttttgtttttaggGTTAGATCGAAGGATGTAACTAAATTCAGGAAAGTCCAGTCTTGTGGTCTCAAAAAAATTTACAATAGGATGCGTGAGCTAAAGTTAATCTATTATGTCAAGAAAATTAAACGCTCAACAAATGCAGAAATATATTATACTCTTAATCGATGAAGTTTAAAGTTCAATACTCACACAACACAGCTCCCACATTCTACAAGCAATAGAATGGAGGATGTTATTTATCTTACATTATAACTCCTGCTAgctaaaagaaaatagaaataaaaaacaAGAACAAGATGTGCATCTTTACAAGCTGCTTGGGTCACACTAGTCCGAAGGACAAATTAGATCCAAGTAGTTTCTGCTGCGTAATCTGATCAACAGTTTGGATCATCTCTTGTGTAAGATGATTCTTCCAATCATCACCTGTTCCCTTTCTGAAGTATGCACTGTTTGGGATCTCGACCGAAGCAGAAAGCCGGTGCTTACCATTCTTGTTAACATCTACACTACTCAAGTTGTCAAAGCTAAACATATCAGCGATCTTTTGAGGTACACCATGCTCCTCTTCCTCCGCGGAAAATGGTCTTCCCATGAACTCAGCCATTTTTCTGATGTGAAGCAAGATATCCTTCTTCAGACCTTCGTATTTCAGGAACAAGACTGCATCTGGCCTTTCAAGACTTGCTTTCCAGTACCCCAAAACATGATCCCAATACGGCCCCCCTGGACATTTACCCTCACAAAACTGCTGAAACGAGTCTTGGAGCCGGTGCTGTTGGATTAATGTTGCTTCGGAGTCATTGTTCATCCTCATCTTGTTTGAGAAGTGAGCATAAGAAGTAAGAGTAGCCTTCGGTTCCCTGCATATGTATATGATTTTCGAGCCCGATTTCTGTATGGATTCTGGCAGTGAAGTATAGGGCATGTGTGTTGAGAAGAGCGGGAGAAGGTTATGATCGAGGTCCCCGTTCTTCGGGTTTTCAGCAAGATCAACTTGCAGAAATGGCACGAGAAGATGGGGGAGCTTGCTTAGCAAAGGGTTGGATTTTTCGTGGGTGATGGTCCTTGTTTGAATGGCAAAACACAAGGCCTTTAGCCAGGTGGTTCCTGTTTTGGGAGCACTGCacaagaaaatatcagttgTTTGAGCTTGGAAATTTTGTTGAAGTGCAATGACTCCTTCTAACGGGGGTAAAGGATACCAAAATCCTTGGTACTGATACAAATATCCAGAGATGCCAGGCCAGTACTCTTTTGGAAGTTTGTTGCTGTGCCCATGTCCAAGGATTCTTTTGAATGAGAATGAGCAGCAGTTAAAGAAATGCTGCTCATTGCTAAGGGACTGGAGGACTCCGGAATTTAGGATGGGATGGGAGATAGATGAACACCGATTTAGTGTTTTTTGTGGGCTATGGCAAGTGATTATAACTAGGTATTTATATTGGAGGTTTGATGGTTGTCGGTGCAAAAGCAATACTATGGAccaattaatgtgattgatgGTTATACTAATAACGATATGATATTcttgtaattaaaaaaaaaaatgatgtgaTATTGGCTTATAGTAATAATTATAGTTTTCTAACAAGCTGATAAAGGTAATTCTTGGCTGAATAGATAATTAATTATTGTATTTGTGTTGGTTGCAGTAACGTGTCATATCTTTTGCAATATTCTTTTATTTGTGTTGGACCAGTTTTTGTGGGCATCAATTTATTGCTTTTGGTGGGCTATGCCAATTGATCATAACTAGGTATTATTTATATTGGAGGTTAGGTGGTTGTAGATGCAAAagcaataataatattatagATAGTAGATCTATGGACCAAATAATAATGTgatagtagttttttttttttttgggataaggGAGGAGTAAGATTTAAGAAGAGGGAGGGTAATTTGATCCTAGAACCTTTATGTTGTGGAGCTCAACTAATGTCATAGTTAATTGTAtctaaagaaaataataataatgatgtgATAGGGGTCTGTATtaattagtattttttttctaCTAGGTTGATAAAGGTTATTCTTGGCTAAATAGATATTTAATTAGTTGTATTTGTGTTGGTTAATGTGTCATATCTTTTGCAATATTCTTTTATTGTATTGCCTGATTCTAATTCAGCCGAGTCACCGAGAAATTGGTCAAGAAGTCACTGATACGGATAGTCTCGGCCAAGTCATCTCGAATCAACTCGCAAATTTACattttatagattttttttttgctaagttttttaatttttgtttagaatatttttgaatattattcataatttttaaaatattaaatattttaaaatttgcgTCTCGTGGAAACCGTAACCGATATATCGAGACCGATATGAAACGGTCCGGGTCACGACTGCAACTTTGAACCATGCTGTCAACTAGTATCCTCTGGTTCGGGAGTATTTCTGGTCTTGGAGAGTATGCTGAAGGGAACATTTACCAGGACTATCAACTCAAAACAAGATccttattattttttgaaagatCTTCCTCTTTTGCTGCAGAGTATACGATTCACAACTACTTGGGTTCGTACTCAGATGACGATGTGTTACATTTGTCAGTTTTGATGTTGCAAAGGGCATGTAGCCCATTTGACGTCCAGAAAATGATTTTCCAGCTGATGTGGTCACTAGTGCTTCGCTGAGTGTACAGGAAGCACAAAATGGCACGTGAATTAATGAGGAGGATATTGAacaaaatgaaggggaaagagGTGGAGCATTTGAGGTAGGATCAATATTGCCATTTTGCCGTCTAAATTTTGATCAGAATCATAACAGCCCTTTATTTTCCCTGCGACTACATGCTTAAGAGTTTCACAAACTACTCCAGTATTAGTAGCTAGCTTGATGGTGGAAGATTCCACGCATTCAAGATTCTGCTGCACAAGGGATTGAAACACAACagtttgaaaatatatatatatagatacttGTCTCCTCAGTAACGTCTTTTACCATACAAGATAAGGTATTGGTGATCGGGGGGAGATCTGATCATCAACGAAAAATATTAGATGCATGTGAAAGTGCAGATATGGATGAAGGATCCCACAAGATTGAATAGTCATATTGATCTTTCACCTGCTAATATTTTACAGATCAAAAAATTTATGATTGAGACATGAACCCAAAATCT
The Coffea arabica cultivar ET-39 chromosome 6c, Coffea Arabica ET-39 HiFi, whole genome shotgun sequence genome window above contains:
- the LOC113694015 gene encoding nudix hydrolase 23, chloroplastic isoform X1, with the protein product MLKAVPILGSCSSASSSGLVASLSQRLKLKKKKKAILLHPSCACGFSLISRTSIAPKTISLSSRKSTSPFLLPAHKYNQKGYFCNFRVSGMSLAHNESPPDGPSSSSPSSVTIHSSTGSTRKINFCQSCGGPTKHEIPNGEEKMREVCTVCGKIAYVNPKMVVGCLIEHEDKILLCRRKIQPSYGLWTLPAGYMEMGESAADGATRETWEEANAEVDILSPFAQLDIPLIGQTYIIFLAKLRRPHFSPGQESSECRLFALDDIPFDSLAFSSMLVTLKLYIEDRQVGRPKFHYGIINKRYSSFFLICFLHFLVFLLSLCCKLEKQKRIGHHRHQTPGTMKVLCMWLLYLICFVKEKQEDNHHQLLKRENFSLL
- the LOC113694015 gene encoding nudix hydrolase 23, chloroplastic isoform X2 — its product is MLKAVPILGSCSSASSSGLVASLSQRLKLKKKKKAILLHPSCACGFSLISRTSIAPKTISLSSRKSTSPFLLPAHKYNQKGYFCNFRVSGMSLAHNESPPDGPSSSSPSSVTIHSSTGSTRKINFCQSCGGPTKHEIPNGEEKMREVCTVCGKIAYVNPKMVVGCLIEHEDKILLCRRKIQPSYGLWTLPAGYMEMGESAADGATRETWEEANAEVDILSPFAQLDIPLIGQTYIIFLAKLRRPHFSPGQESSECRLFALDDIPFDSLAFSSMLVTLKLYIEDRQVGRPKFHYGIINKRPGTSPSEIYAYTLDDHMKS
- the LOC113694015 gene encoding nudix hydrolase 23, chloroplastic isoform X3 — its product is MLKAVPILGSCSSASSSGLVASLSQRLKLKKKKKAILLHPSCACGFSLISRTSIAPKTISLSSRKSTSPFLLPAHKYNQKGYFCNFRVSGMSLAHNESPPDGPSSSSPSSVTIHSSTGSTRKINFCQSCGGPTKHEIPNGEEKMREVCTVCGKIAYVNPKMVVGCLIEHEDKILLCRRKIQPSYGLWTLPAGYMEMGESAADGATRETWEEANAEVDILSPFAQLDIPLIGQTYIIFLAKLRRPHFSPGQESSECRLFALDDIPFDSLAFSSMLVTLKLYIEDRQVGRPKFHYGIINKR
- the LOC113693007 gene encoding flavonol 3-sulfotransferase codes for the protein MSSISLTAAHSHSKESLDMGTATNFQKSTGLASLDICISTKDFGTTWLKALCFAIQTRTITHEKSNPLLSKLPHLLVPFLQVDLAENPKNGDLDHNLLPLFSTHMPYTSLPESIQKSGSKIIYICREPKATLTSYAHFSNKMRMNNDSEATLIQQHRLQDSFQQFCEGKCPGGPYWDHVLGYWKASLERPDAVLFLKYEGLKKDILLHIRKMAEFMGRPFSAEEEEHGVPQKIADMFSFDNLSSVDVNKNGKHRLSASVEIPNSAYFRKGTGDDWKNHLTQEMIQTVDQITQQKLLGSNLSFGLV
- the LOC113691412 gene encoding uncharacterized protein produces the protein MNKNKLFLLKPAALAVLNSTRFRLNPTNQKPFLFHSTPALSSRRRPYYYSSEGVYRAPKRRYKNFVRGFSNPLWKRILLRDPSAPSNGPVQNDYYYYTPYSSQSSSWFGQDYQATRSNAFGGSNSNDHWSSWNWRNHNQGKDDPPKESDNSTPEMTSERLALGLSASGPLTLEEVKNAYHACAMKWHPDHNQGLFKTVAEEKFKSCKAAYESLCDYVSSK